GCCGACCTCGAGGGTCACGGTCCGCTCCTTGCCCTGGCGCCAGAGCGTCAGGGACAGGCTCTTGCCGGGCGCGACCTGGGCGACCTTGCGGGACAGGTCCTTGGCCTCGTTGATCGGCTGGCCGTCCACGGCGATGATGGTGTCGCCCGTCTGGACGCCCGCCTTCGCGGCGGGGCCGTCCTTGATCGCCTCGGCCACCAGCGCACCCTTGGCGTCCTTCAGGCCGATCGCCTCCGCGATCTCCTTCGTGACCGGCTGCATCTGCACGCCGATGAAGCCGCGGGTGACGGCGCCCTTGTCCTTGAGCGAGGCGACGACCTGCTCCACCGTGCTCGCCGGAATGGCGAAGGCGATGCCGACGCTGCCGCCCGAAGGCGAGTAGATCGCCGTGTTCACGCCCACGACCTCGCCCGAGAGGTTGAAGGTCGGGCCGCCGGAATTGCCCTTGTTCACAGGTGCGTCGATCTGGATGAAGTCGTCGTAGGGGCCTGCGCCGATGTCGCGGTGCTGGGCCGACACGATGCCGGCCGTCACCGTGCCGCCAAGTCCGAACGGATTGCCGACCGCGAGCACCCAATCGCCGATGCGGGCCTTCTGGTCGGCGAGGCGCACGTAAGGAAAGTCGCTGCCGCCGTCCACCTTCAGCAGGGCGAGGTCGGTCTTGGCATCGGTGCCGATCACCTTGGCCGGAAGCTCCTTGCCGTCATCCATGGTCACGGTCACGTCGGCGGCGTTCTCGACCACGTGGTTGTTGGTCACGACATAGCCGTCGGCCGAAATGAAGAAGCCGGAGCCGAGAGCCTGGCCGAACTGGCGCGGCTGCGGACGGCGCCCGCGCTGGCCATCGGGCAGCTGATCGCGGAACTGGCGGAAGAAGCGCTCCATGGGGCTGCCGGGCGGGAAATCGGGAAGCGCGAACTGCTCGCCGTCGCCGTCGTCCCGGGACGCCACGTTCTGCACCTTGACCTTCACGGCCACGACTGCGGGCTTCACCTTGTCGATCATATCCGCAAAGGACGGCAGGCCCTGCATCGGCTGCGACATGGAGCGCAGTTCGGCATGGGCCGGATTGGGAACGACGAGCCCGCCACCGACGGCGCCGCCCGCGATCAGGGCCGCAACGGCCGCCGCGCCGAGCCATTTGGCCGTCTTTTGACGGATGGGAGCAAGAACCTTGTCCGACATCTCTTCTCTCCTGAAAGAACCTTCTCGGTTCGTGTTGAGAAGAAGATGGGGGTTCGCGCCTTACGGTACTCTCACCTCAAGATGAATTGTTGGTAAGGTTTTTTGCTCTCCCATCCACGAACCGCGCTTTACGGGCGGTCATGGCGAGGAACCTCTTTACCTTACGTCTTTTGCGGTCGGAGTACCTCATAGCGACACTCCAAGGTAGGGGATCATGATTGGTTTCACCGAACTTGACAATATAACCTGCGGCCCGGTTGTTTCCATGCCGGCGCCAGTCAAGTCTCCGCGAATGATCACAAGGTTCCGTGACCCTTCTCGGAGGATCTGCGGCAAAGCCAGGTTATCCAGGTTCAGGCAAGGCTTATCCAGATTCGTCAGGACGCCGGCCGGTCGCGGCTGAGCAGCGCCTCCAGGGCCTTCCGCTCCTCTTCGTTCAGGGTCTGCGCGCCCTGCTGGCGCCGGCGGAGGGCGGCGACGGAGGCTCCCGCGGCCCCGAGGACCAGGACCAGCACCGGGGTCAGCCACAGAAGCATGTTGTGGGCGCTGAAGGTGGGTTTCAGCAGGACGAACTCGCCGTAGCGCTGCACCAGGAAGTCCTGAACCTGCCGGTCGTTGTCGCCGGCCACGAGCCGCTCGCGCACGAGAAGCCGCAGGTCGCGGGCGAGCTGCGCGTCGGAATCGTCGATGGACTGGTTCTGGCAGACGAGGCAGCGCAGGCCCGAGGAGATGTCCCGGGCGCGCTTTTCCAGAGCCGGATCCTTCAGCACCTCGTCGGGCTGCACGGCGAGGGTCGGCCCGACGGCGGTCAGGAGTGCGAGAAGGGCGAGAACGAACCGCATGGCTTTACTCCGCGGGAACGGGCGCGGCGGCGGAGGCCCTGGCCCGCACCGGAGCGCCGATCCGGAGCCGCCGGTCGGTCAGGGAGACGCCTCCCCCCAAGGCCATCACGAGCGCCCCGATCCAGATCAGCAGCACGAGCGGCTTGTAATAGAGCCGCACGCCCACCGAGCCGTCGGCCTGCATCTCGCCGAGGCTGACATAGACCTGGCCCAGGCCCACCGTCATGATGCCCGCCTCGGTGGTCGGCATGCCGCGGGTCACGTAGAGGCGCTTCATGCTCTCCAGCGGCCCCAGCTCTCGGCCCTGGCGAAGGATGGTGAAGACCGCCGCATCCTCCCGGTAATTGGCCTCGGTGCGGGGAACGATCCGCTCGAGGCGAGCCTCGTAGTCGCCTCCCCGGATGCTCTCGCCGACCTTGACCGAGGCCAGCGACTCCACGCCCCAGGCGGTGGCGGCGATGCCGATGACCGTGAGGCCGACGCCCGCGTGGGCCAGCACCGTGCCCCAGGCGGAGCGCGGCAGATTCGCGGCCTTGCGCCAGGCGACCGACAGGGGCGTGCCCCGGGACCACGCGCGCGTCACGATTTCGTTGAACGAGCCGAGCACCAGATAGACCCCGAGGCCGATCCCGAGCGGCGCGGCGACGGGCCCGCCATAGGTCAGGGCGAACAGGCCCATGGTGACGAGGAGCGCGAGGCCGAACACGGCATAGAGGCGCTGCGCGGTGCCGAGGAAGTTTCCGCGCTTCCAGGCGAGCGTCTGGCCGAGCGGCAGAAGCAGGAGCAGCGGAATGATAAGCGGCAGGAAGGTGAAGTTGAAGAACGGCGCGCCGACGGAAATCTTGTCCTCGGTCAGCACCTCCAGGGCGAGCGGATAGAGCGTGCCGATCAGAACCGTCGCGCAGGCCGTCGCCAGGAACAGGTTGTTCACCACGAGCGCGCCCTCGCGCGAGACGGGGGCGAACAGGCCGCCCTGCTTGAGCAGGGGCGCGCGCCAGGCGAAGAGCGCGAGCGAGCCGCCGATGAACAGGATGAGAATGCCGAGGATGAAGGTGCCGCGCTCCGGATCGACCGCGAAGGAATGCACCGAGGTCAGAACGCCCGAGCGTACCAGGAAGGTGCCGAGCAGGGAGAGCGAGAAGGTCAGGATGGCGAGAAGGATCGTCCAGACCTTCAGGGCGTCGCGCTTCTCCATGACGACCGTGGAATGCAGGAGAGCCGTGCCCGCGAGCCACGGCATGAGCGAGGCATTCTCCACCGGGTCCCAGAACCACCAGCCGCCCCAGCCGAGTTCGTAATAGGCCCAGTACGACCCCATGGCGATGCCGAGCGTCAGGAACGCCCAGGCGCCGAGGGTCCAGGGACGGACGATGCGCGCCCACACGGCGTCGATCCGCCCGTCGATCAGGGCCGCGATGGCGAAGGCGAAGGAGATCGAGAAGCCGACATAGCCGATATAGAGAAGCGGCGGATGGATAGCGAGGCCGGGATCCTGCAGCAGCGGATTGAGATCCTGTCCCTCCGCGGGAGCTGGAATGATCCGGGTGAACGGATTCGACGTGAGCAGGATGAAGAGCAGGAACGCGATGGTGATCGCGGCCTGAACCGCCAGCGTGTTGGCTTGGAGCCGCAGGGGAATGGTGT
This window of the Microvirga sp. TS319 genome carries:
- a CDS encoding heme lyase CcmF/NrfE family subunit, which gives rise to MFVEAGHFALALALGLSVIQLVVPLWGARANDPVLMSVAPVTGLAVFACIAFSFLALTFAYVTSDFSVVNVVENSHSAKPLIYKISGVWGNHEGSMLLWVLILALFGSVVALARNTIPLRLQANTLAVQAAITIAFLLFILLTSNPFTRIIPAPAEGQDLNPLLQDPGLAIHPPLLYIGYVGFSISFAFAIAALIDGRIDAVWARIVRPWTLGAWAFLTLGIAMGSYWAYYELGWGGWWFWDPVENASLMPWLAGTALLHSTVVMEKRDALKVWTILLAILTFSLSLLGTFLVRSGVLTSVHSFAVDPERGTFILGILILFIGGSLALFAWRAPLLKQGGLFAPVSREGALVVNNLFLATACATVLIGTLYPLALEVLTEDKISVGAPFFNFTFLPLIIPLLLLLPLGQTLAWKRGNFLGTAQRLYAVFGLALLVTMGLFALTYGGPVAAPLGIGLGVYLVLGSFNEIVTRAWSRGTPLSVAWRKAANLPRSAWGTVLAHAGVGLTVIGIAATAWGVESLASVKVGESIRGGDYEARLERIVPRTEANYREDAAVFTILRQGRELGPLESMKRLYVTRGMPTTEAGIMTVGLGQVYVSLGEMQADGSVGVRLYYKPLVLLIWIGALVMALGGGVSLTDRRLRIGAPVRARASAAAPVPAE
- a CDS encoding S1C family serine protease; protein product: MSDKVLAPIRQKTAKWLGAAAVAALIAGGAVGGGLVVPNPAHAELRSMSQPMQGLPSFADMIDKVKPAVVAVKVKVQNVASRDDGDGEQFALPDFPPGSPMERFFRQFRDQLPDGQRGRRPQPRQFGQALGSGFFISADGYVVTNNHVVENAADVTVTMDDGKELPAKVIGTDAKTDLALLKVDGGSDFPYVRLADQKARIGDWVLAVGNPFGLGGTVTAGIVSAQHRDIGAGPYDDFIQIDAPVNKGNSGGPTFNLSGEVVGVNTAIYSPSGGSVGIAFAIPASTVEQVVASLKDKGAVTRGFIGVQMQPVTKEIAEAIGLKDAKGALVAEAIKDGPAAKAGVQTGDTIIAVDGQPINEAKDLSRKVAQVAPGKSLSLTLWRQGKERTVTLEVGSQPKGA
- a CDS encoding cytochrome c-type biogenesis protein CcmH; the encoded protein is MRFVLALLALLTAVGPTLAVQPDEVLKDPALEKRARDISSGLRCLVCQNQSIDDSDAQLARDLRLLVRERLVAGDNDRQVQDFLVQRYGEFVLLKPTFSAHNMLLWLTPVLVLVLGAAGASVAALRRRQQGAQTLNEEERKALEALLSRDRPAS